The following are from one region of the Halarcobacter sp. genome:
- a CDS encoding cytochrome C yields the protein MSDLKNHFGDDASLDEEDTQNILNFLLENSAEKSTKEASVKVLNSIKNKDIIAITQTSFWKKEHKNIPKEIFKNSEVKTKANCSACHMDIEKGLIEDDKIKDINSFM from the coding sequence ATGTCAGATTTAAAAAATCATTTTGGAGATGATGCTTCTTTAGATGAAGAAGATACTCAAAATATACTTAACTTTTTGCTGGAAAATAGTGCTGAAAAAAGTACAAAAGAGGCAAGTGTAAAGGTTTTGAACTCTATTAAAAATAAAGATATAATAGCTATAACACAAACATCTTTTTGGAAAAAAGAACATAAAAATATTCCAAAAGAGATTTTTAAAAATAGTGAAGTAAAAACTAAAGCAAACTGCAGTGCTTGTCACATGGATATAGAAAAGGGTTTAATTGAAGATGATAAAATTAAAGATATTAACAGTTTTATGTAG
- a CDS encoding Spy/CpxP family protein refolding chaperone: MIKLKILTVLCSLFLFTSLYASKHDFDFHEYKKEHIHKNLDYLNLNENQLEKIKKTLIKYRKKYAKYTKKRASKELRLKELFKADNFNEEKYEDILEDILEDEIELEIKVLKKIHSILTPEQREKFSFYLKEWRVE, encoded by the coding sequence ATGATAAAATTAAAGATATTAACAGTTTTATGTAGTTTATTTTTGTTTACCTCTTTATATGCTAGTAAACACGATTTTGATTTTCACGAATACAAAAAAGAGCATATTCATAAAAATCTCGATTATTTAAATCTAAATGAGAATCAACTTGAAAAAATAAAAAAGACTCTAATCAAATATAGAAAGAAATATGCAAAATATACTAAAAAAAGAGCTTCTAAAGAGTTAAGACTAAAAGAACTTTTCAAAGCAGACAACTTTAATGAAGAAAAATATGAAGATATATTAGAAGATATATTAGAAGATGAAATAGAATTAGAAATAAAAGTATTAAAAAAAATTCATTCTATTTTAACACCTGAACAAAGGGAAAAATTTTCTTTTTATCTAAAGGAGTGGAGAGTTGAATAA
- the lipA gene encoding lipoyl synthase, whose product MTKKMNIRETIKNSDNGRKPEWLRKKLQFGAQKEMDQLLNNVGIHTICQEAKCPNISECFSKKNATFLILGAICTRRCSYCNVATGKPLEVNKKEIEQVTTSVKLLDLKYVVITSPARDDLKDGGARQFYEVTQNILKELPDTKVELLIPDFQGDMDSLKLVANSGAVVLGHNMETVPSLYKIRKAANYKRSLQVLKKLKALAPKTAKTKTALMVGLGETEDEMIQVMKDLRDVGCDYLSIGQYLAPSNEFQRVVEYVRPSQFEKYKQIALDLGFEYVHSSPYTRSSYLAHEYVGE is encoded by the coding sequence ATGACTAAAAAAATGAATATTAGGGAAACAATAAAAAACAGTGACAATGGTAGAAAACCAGAGTGGCTAAGAAAAAAACTTCAATTTGGTGCACAAAAAGAGATGGACCAACTTTTAAACAATGTTGGTATCCATACAATCTGCCAAGAGGCAAAATGCCCAAATATAAGCGAATGTTTCTCTAAAAAAAATGCAACCTTTCTAATCCTTGGGGCAATTTGTACAAGAAGATGTAGCTATTGTAATGTAGCTACTGGAAAACCTCTTGAAGTAAACAAAAAAGAGATTGAGCAAGTAACAACTTCTGTTAAATTACTTGACCTTAAATATGTGGTTATCACAAGTCCAGCTAGGGATGATTTAAAAGATGGGGGAGCAAGACAGTTTTATGAAGTAACTCAAAATATCTTAAAAGAGTTACCAGATACAAAAGTTGAGCTTTTAATCCCTGATTTTCAAGGAGATATGGACTCTTTAAAACTTGTGGCAAATAGTGGAGCAGTAGTTTTGGGGCATAATATGGAAACAGTACCAAGTCTATATAAGATAAGAAAAGCTGCAAACTATAAAAGATCACTTCAAGTTCTAAAAAAATTAAAAGCTTTGGCTCCTAAAACTGCTAAAACAAAAACAGCACTTATGGTAGGGCTTGGTGAAACCGAAGATGAGATGATTCAAGTGATGAAAGACTTAAGAGATGTTGGGTGTGATTACTTAAGTATTGGTCAATATTTGGCACCATCAAATGAGTTTCAAAGAGTTGTTGAGTATGTTAGACCTTCACAATTTGAAAAATATAAACAGATAGCTTTAGATTTAGGCTTTGAGTATGTTCATTCAAGTCCATATACAAGAAGTTCATATTTAGCACATGAGTATGTAGGAGAGTAA
- a CDS encoding TRIC cation channel family protein has protein sequence MTALEIADIVGIISFAISGFLIAVHMKLDILGIFISSFLTAFGGGMVRDVIANKTPYIFTNNLPIILVLSTLIIAIVFKLHKIPDLEGKLAFVLTDTIGLVSFAISGALIAMKSDFNMIGIVLLSLLTAIGGGTLRDVVINRIPAVLMSDFYGAIAIIISFIIIAADSFYEINKITLLSIFIFGVILRLIAYKKRWHLPTLS, from the coding sequence ATGACTGCATTAGAAATAGCAGATATCGTAGGAATAATATCTTTTGCAATTAGTGGTTTTTTAATTGCTGTACATATGAAATTAGACATTTTAGGAATATTTATTTCCTCTTTTTTAACTGCCTTTGGTGGAGGAATGGTTAGAGATGTTATTGCCAATAAAACCCCATATATATTTACAAACAATCTACCTATAATATTAGTTTTATCTACACTTATTATTGCAATAGTTTTTAAACTTCATAAAATACCCGATTTAGAAGGGAAATTAGCTTTTGTATTAACAGATACAATAGGCTTAGTCTCTTTTGCTATTTCAGGAGCTTTAATAGCTATGAAATCAGATTTCAATATGATTGGTATTGTTCTACTTTCACTTTTAACAGCAATTGGTGGAGGAACACTTAGAGATGTAGTAATAAATAGAATTCCCGCTGTACTTATGAGTGATTTTTATGGTGCAATTGCCATAATCATCTCTTTTATAATAATTGCCGCTGATTCTTTCTATGAGATAAACAAAATCACCCTTCTTTCCATATTTATATTTGGTGTAATATTAAGATTAATTGCTTACAAAAAAAGATGGCATCTACCAACTTTATCCTAA
- the gcvPB gene encoding aminomethyl-transferring glycine dehydrogenase subunit GcvPB, protein MSKVLTIFEKSQGGRKGISLPKLDVPKSEIKKEFTRENKAQLPELSEFDVVRHFTNLSTKNFAIDKNFYPLGSCTMKYNPKIAERVAALEGFAGIHPHLVTNNMSEDVQGALEVVDMLEQKLCAVTGMSAFTTTPQAGAHGEMLGIMMIHKYHESKGNKRKYVIVPDSSHGTNPATAAMVGYEVITIKSDENGAMDFEAFKAKMSDEVAAVMLTVPNTLGIYNKKIKEICDLAHEYDAMMYYDGANMNAIMGVARPGDIGFDVIHINVHKTFATPHGGGGPGSGPVGVNEKLKPFLPDLGIKKVDGEYQFSNGGSDSIGKISPFFGNYGISLRAIVYMTILGGNGMKNASSKAVLNANYIRVRLREYFDMPYDTLCMHECVFSAKTLAKEYKVTAMDIAKYLLDFGLHAPTVYFPLIVKEAIMIEPTETENKQTIDEFCDRMIEAVKLAKEDAAAFQEYPKTLGVCRPDDTRAIKELDVCFDC, encoded by the coding sequence ATGAGTAAGGTATTAACAATATTTGAAAAATCTCAAGGGGGAAGAAAAGGTATATCTCTTCCTAAATTAGATGTTCCTAAAAGTGAAATCAAAAAAGAGTTTACTAGAGAAAATAAAGCGCAGCTTCCAGAACTTAGTGAGTTTGATGTGGTTAGACACTTTACAAATTTGTCAACTAAAAACTTTGCCATTGATAAAAACTTCTACCCACTTGGTTCTTGTACTATGAAATACAATCCAAAAATAGCTGAAAGAGTAGCAGCTCTTGAAGGCTTTGCTGGAATTCATCCACACTTAGTTACAAATAATATGAGTGAAGATGTTCAAGGTGCCCTTGAAGTTGTAGATATGTTAGAACAAAAACTTTGTGCAGTAACTGGAATGAGTGCTTTTACAACTACTCCACAAGCTGGAGCTCACGGTGAGATGCTAGGAATTATGATGATTCATAAGTACCATGAAAGCAAAGGAAACAAAAGAAAATATGTAATTGTTCCAGATTCTTCACACGGAACAAATCCAGCAACAGCAGCAATGGTTGGATATGAGGTTATCACTATCAAATCAGATGAAAATGGTGCTATGGATTTTGAAGCTTTCAAAGCGAAAATGTCTGATGAAGTAGCAGCTGTAATGCTTACAGTTCCAAACACTTTGGGTATATATAATAAAAAGATAAAAGAGATTTGCGATTTAGCCCATGAGTATGATGCAATGATGTATTATGATGGAGCAAATATGAATGCAATTATGGGTGTGGCAAGACCAGGAGATATTGGTTTTGATGTTATTCATATCAATGTTCATAAAACATTTGCAACTCCTCACGGTGGTGGAGGTCCAGGTTCAGGTCCTGTTGGGGTAAATGAAAAACTAAAACCATTTTTACCAGACCTTGGAATAAAAAAAGTTGATGGAGAGTATCAATTTTCAAATGGCGGGAGTGATTCTATTGGAAAAATATCACCATTTTTTGGAAACTATGGAATCTCATTAAGAGCAATTGTTTATATGACAATCTTAGGTGGAAATGGGATGAAAAATGCCAGTTCAAAAGCAGTACTAAATGCCAATTACATAAGAGTAAGACTAAGAGAGTATTTTGATATGCCTTATGATACTTTATGTATGCATGAGTGTGTATTCTCTGCAAAAACACTTGCTAAAGAGTATAAAGTAACAGCTATGGATATAGCAAAATATCTTTTAGATTTTGGTCTTCATGCACCAACTGTTTATTTCCCATTGATTGTAAAAGAAGCAATTATGATAGAGCCAACTGAAACAGAAAACAAGCAAACTATTGATGAGTTTTGTGACAGGATGATAGAAGCTGTAAAACTAGCAAAAGAGGATGCAGCAGCTTTCCAAGAATATCCAAAAACATTAGGTGTATGTAGACCTGATGATACAAGAGCTATTAAAGAGCTTGATGTTTGTTTTGACTGTTAA
- the gcvH gene encoding glycine cleavage system protein GcvH, with product MKKFSQEHEWVEVDGENGVVGISAYAIEQLGDITFLELPEVDDEVSAEDSVAFIESVKAASDIYTPVSGTITEVNEALLDTPELLNQDANANWIYKLTISDESELESLMDEEAYNEYTESL from the coding sequence ATGAAAAAATTTAGTCAAGAGCATGAGTGGGTTGAAGTTGATGGTGAAAATGGTGTTGTTGGTATTTCTGCATATGCAATCGAGCAATTAGGTGATATTACATTTTTAGAGTTACCAGAAGTAGATGATGAAGTTAGTGCTGAAGATAGTGTTGCCTTTATTGAATCAGTTAAAGCAGCAAGTGATATTTATACTCCAGTATCAGGGACTATTACAGAAGTAAATGAGGCACTACTTGATACACCTGAATTATTAAATCAAGATGCAAATGCAAACTGGATTTATAAATTAACAATTTCAGATGAGAGTGAACTAGAAAGCCTTATGGATGAAGAGGCTTACAACGAATACACTGAATCATTATAG
- a CDS encoding ArsS family sensor histidine kinase → MSIRKKISILFIISLILMIIIGLWIDKINSQRIEDLATDKYLKISNEIFLNIDDKNKIDEIIKKYGLKQLEKSDNTLSRIYYKKHTFGFISISQIPFEDEFIIHIKYLDDEYILKSQDERNINEKLTLNILVFLDIFVLIIIFLYILKLLSPLKKITKEIDHFSNGDFSCRIDINSNDEIGTLANTFNSMAKNLEELIKTREDLLRDIGHELRTPIAKGKFVIEKFNPSQNKELLKRIFLDLETLTNELIQLEKLNSSNLNFTKFSAETLILEALNKLYIKDESKVKLHISDDFKIYADLEYLSIALKNLIDNALKYTTNYPIKIEAVENKIIVKNSADKLSKDIEHYLKPFIQESSQRDGFGLGLSIVNKILVKHKFELEYSYKNKENIFTIHIK, encoded by the coding sequence ATGAGTATTAGAAAAAAAATATCAATTTTATTTATAATTAGTCTTATTTTAATGATAATAATAGGATTATGGATAGATAAAATCAATTCTCAAAGGATTGAAGATTTAGCAACTGACAAATATCTAAAAATATCAAATGAGATATTTCTAAATATTGATGATAAAAATAAAATTGATGAGATTATAAAAAAATATGGACTTAAACAATTAGAAAAATCTGATAATACACTTAGTAGAATATATTATAAAAAACATACCTTTGGATTTATATCTATTTCACAAATACCCTTTGAAGATGAATTTATAATTCACATAAAATATTTAGATGATGAATATATATTAAAAAGCCAAGATGAAAGAAACATAAATGAAAAACTAACTCTAAATATCTTAGTATTTTTAGATATATTTGTTCTGATAATCATATTTTTATATATACTAAAACTTCTATCACCACTTAAAAAAATCACAAAAGAGATTGATCACTTTTCAAATGGAGATTTCTCTTGTAGAATAGATATAAATTCAAATGATGAGATTGGTACATTAGCTAATACTTTTAATTCAATGGCAAAAAACTTGGAAGAATTAATTAAAACAAGAGAAGACCTATTAAGAGATATAGGGCATGAACTTAGAACCCCTATAGCAAAAGGGAAGTTTGTTATTGAAAAATTTAATCCTTCCCAAAATAAAGAGCTTTTAAAAAGAATCTTTTTAGATTTGGAAACTCTTACTAATGAACTAATTCAATTGGAAAAATTAAACTCTTCAAATCTAAATTTCACAAAATTTAGTGCTGAAACACTAATTTTAGAAGCATTAAATAAATTGTATATAAAAGATGAATCAAAAGTAAAATTACATATTTCTGATGATTTTAAGATTTATGCTGATTTAGAGTATTTAAGTATTGCTTTGAAAAATCTAATTGACAATGCTTTAAAATATACTACTAATTATCCAATAAAAATTGAAGCTGTTGAAAATAAAATTATCGTAAAAAATAGTGCAGATAAACTTTCAAAAGATATTGAGCATTATTTAAAACCTTTTATTCAAGAATCTTCCCAAAGAGATGGGTTTGGTCTTGGTCTAAGCATTGTTAATAAAATCCTGGTTAAACATAAATTTGAATTGGAATATTCATATAAAAATAAAGAAAATATCTTTACTATACATATAAAATAA
- a CDS encoding response regulator transcription factor, with the protein MNKNVLLVEDDKQMESFICEYLEDYDFNCTSFHDPKEALKEFEKNSLNFDIVILDLMLPNMDGFDLFKKLKKIRDIPVIISSARGDIGNKIHGFELGVDDYLAKPYEPRELVLRINSILKKSHSSKIKINEFIIDKLNYEVSLNNYPIEFTKIEFDIFIFLIENLNKVSSREQILHATSLDENTKNRTIDMHISNIRYKIGDDPKESKYIKSVWGIGYKFVG; encoded by the coding sequence TTGAATAAAAATGTTCTTTTAGTAGAAGATGACAAACAAATGGAGAGTTTTATATGTGAGTATTTAGAAGATTATGATTTTAACTGTACAAGTTTTCATGATCCAAAAGAAGCATTAAAAGAGTTTGAAAAAAATTCTCTAAATTTTGATATTGTTATTTTAGATTTAATGCTTCCTAATATGGATGGGTTTGACCTTTTTAAAAAACTTAAAAAAATAAGAGATATTCCTGTAATTATATCTTCCGCAAGGGGAGATATTGGAAATAAAATCCATGGCTTTGAGTTGGGAGTTGATGATTATTTAGCCAAACCTTATGAACCCAGAGAATTAGTACTTAGAATTAACTCCATACTAAAAAAGAGCCACTCTTCCAAAATTAAAATTAATGAATTTATAATAGATAAATTAAATTATGAAGTAAGTTTAAACAACTACCCTATAGAGTTTACAAAAATAGAATTTGATATTTTTATTTTTTTAATTGAAAACCTAAATAAAGTTTCATCAAGGGAGCAAATTCTTCATGCTACTTCTTTAGATGAAAATACAAAAAATAGAACCATTGACATGCACATCTCAAATATAAGATATAAAATAGGAGATGATCCTAAGGAATCAAAATATATCAAATCTGTTTGGGGCATTGGTTACAAATTTGTAGGATAA
- a CDS encoding glycosyltransferase: MKIYLFTDTFYDTNGTSTFIEDIARMSQLHNINLKVFFSNQKTPSSFYKNVTSVKKIAKFKMPFYPQFSLIFPSYFQIKKLLREEKPDIIHISTPGPLGFCAQRVAKKLAIPIVGTYHTNHPSYIYENTHSKFLENISKRVLINFYKDFSLVFTRSKENKKLMINDIKIDSSKIKKIPIGINLQKFNNINHGKYLIEKYKIKEKVKFLYVGRLTDEKNIKFLIDTWNELIEEKRLDAALIMVGAGKYLNYPLKNAYYFGEMQKEELLSVYTISDVFLFPSITDTLGQVVIEAQISGLPAIVSNIGGPKEIIKKEPKSGIVKKIDKEKWKKAITKLYEKKQFRKKLSKASKKKKHRYDILKSFEYFIDIHQKVLTKDKV, translated from the coding sequence ATGAAAATATATCTATTTACTGATACATTTTATGATACAAATGGTACTTCAACTTTTATTGAAGATATTGCAAGGATGAGCCAGCTTCATAATATAAATTTAAAAGTCTTTTTTTCAAATCAAAAAACACCCTCTTCTTTTTACAAAAATGTAACGAGTGTAAAAAAAATTGCTAAGTTTAAGATGCCTTTTTATCCCCAATTTTCACTTATTTTTCCAAGTTATTTTCAAATAAAAAAACTATTAAGGGAAGAAAAGCCTGATATTATTCATATCTCCACGCCAGGTCCTTTAGGTTTTTGCGCCCAGAGAGTTGCAAAAAAACTTGCTATCCCTATTGTAGGAACATATCATACAAATCACCCCTCATATATTTATGAAAATACTCACTCAAAGTTTTTAGAAAATATTTCAAAAAGGGTATTAATCAATTTTTATAAGGACTTTTCCCTTGTTTTCACCCGCTCAAAAGAGAATAAAAAGTTGATGATAAATGATATAAAAATTGACTCATCTAAAATAAAAAAAATCCCTATAGGTATAAATCTTCAAAAATTTAACAATATAAATCATGGAAAATACCTAATAGAAAAATATAAAATAAAAGAGAAAGTAAAATTTCTTTATGTGGGAAGATTAACTGATGAAAAAAATATTAAATTTTTAATAGATACTTGGAATGAGTTAATAGAAGAAAAGAGATTAGATGCTGCACTTATAATGGTAGGTGCTGGCAAATACTTAAATTATCCCCTTAAAAATGCTTACTATTTTGGTGAAATGCAAAAAGAGGAACTTTTAAGTGTTTATACCATAAGTGATGTTTTTCTTTTCCCTTCAATAACTGATACTTTAGGGCAAGTTGTAATAGAAGCTCAAATCTCAGGATTACCTGCCATTGTTTCAAATATTGGTGGTCCAAAAGAGATTATAAAAAAAGAACCAAAAAGTGGAATTGTAAAAAAAATTGATAAAGAAAAATGGAAAAAAGCTATAACAAAACTATACGAAAAAAAGCAATTTAGAAAAAAACTCTCAAAAGCTTCTAAAAAGAAAAAACACAGATACGATATCCTTAAAAGCTTTGAATATTTTATTGATATTCATCAGAAAGTACTTACTAAAGATAAAGTATAA
- the gcvPA gene encoding aminomethyl-transferring glycine dehydrogenase subunit GcvPA, whose translation MPYTPHTQTEIKQMLETIGLEEEHQLFDSVPSNLRIDSLDIEDGLDEFTTFEKFKTLASKNATDKTIFLGGGYYDHIVPSAVDALSGRAEFYTAYTPYQAEASQGTLQVLYEYQSLVCKLTGMDVSNASMYDGATALAEAALMAVRISKRNKILVDGGVNPTYIKVVQTYLKFRDIEVEIIPLDGDHSDYETIEAKIDDSVGGFLFQNPNFLGSINSYEKIIEKLHENKAIAVMSAYAVSLGVLKDPASMGVDIVTADGQCLGNYLSFGGPSFGLVATREKYIRDLPGRIIGKTLDKDGKEIFVLTMQAREQHIRRHRATSNICSNQNLLALRSTIFLSLLGKEGFEELATTCYSKSEYLKGKLALVEGVEIFNSGETFNEFVIKTLCDATDLLEEMSKKGFYAGINLGNLYDGFENSILVTVTEKRTKEQMDMFVEALAQTLGVQA comes from the coding sequence ATGCCATATACTCCCCATACACAAACAGAAATAAAACAGATGCTTGAAACTATTGGTTTAGAAGAAGAGCATCAGCTTTTTGATTCTGTACCAAGTAATCTTAGAATTGACTCACTTGATATTGAAGATGGTTTAGATGAGTTTACAACTTTTGAGAAGTTTAAAACACTTGCTTCAAAAAATGCAACTGATAAAACTATCTTTTTAGGTGGTGGTTACTATGACCATATTGTTCCAAGTGCTGTTGATGCATTAAGTGGAAGAGCAGAATTTTATACAGCTTATACTCCATACCAAGCAGAAGCATCTCAAGGAACTTTACAAGTATTATATGAATATCAAAGTTTAGTTTGTAAACTAACTGGGATGGATGTTTCAAATGCCTCTATGTACGATGGTGCAACTGCCTTGGCTGAAGCTGCACTTATGGCTGTTAGAATCTCTAAAAGAAATAAAATCTTAGTAGATGGTGGAGTAAATCCAACATATATCAAAGTAGTGCAAACTTATTTAAAATTTAGAGATATAGAAGTTGAAATTATACCTTTAGATGGTGACCACAGTGATTATGAGACAATTGAAGCAAAAATAGATGATAGTGTTGGTGGATTTTTATTTCAAAACCCAAATTTCTTAGGTTCTATAAACTCATATGAAAAGATAATAGAGAAACTACATGAAAATAAAGCAATTGCTGTAATGTCAGCATATGCAGTATCTTTAGGAGTTTTAAAAGACCCTGCTTCTATGGGTGTTGATATAGTTACAGCTGATGGACAATGCTTAGGAAACTACCTTTCTTTTGGGGGACCATCATTTGGACTTGTAGCTACAAGAGAGAAATATATTAGAGATTTACCAGGAAGAATTATTGGTAAAACTTTAGATAAAGATGGCAAAGAGATATTTGTATTAACAATGCAAGCAAGGGAGCAACATATTAGAAGACATAGAGCAACTTCAAATATCTGTTCAAACCAAAATCTTTTAGCTTTAAGAAGTACAATCTTTCTATCTCTTTTAGGAAAAGAGGGCTTTGAAGAGCTTGCAACTACTTGTTATAGTAAAAGTGAATATCTAAAAGGTAAATTAGCTTTAGTTGAGGGTGTAGAGATTTTTAATAGTGGAGAAACTTTTAATGAGTTTGTTATTAAAACACTTTGCGATGCAACTGATTTATTAGAAGAGATGAGTAAAAAAGGTTTTTATGCAGGGATAAATCTTGGTAACCTATATGATGGGTTTGAAAACTCTATTTTAGTAACAGTAACTGAAAAAAGAACAAAAGAGCAAATGGATATGTTCGTTGAAGCTCTAGCACAAACTTTAGGAGTACAAGCATGA
- the lpdA gene encoding dihydrolipoyl dehydrogenase has product MYDVVVIGAGPAGYEIASLLGEGGKSVCLIEKDEEHLGGTCLNWGCVPAKNFLESAIYTKKASYFKECGVDFTLNGFDIDKLKSNTCRLICDTKTGIFKKLKKAKAEIKYGTASFVDENSIKVNDEIIEASEFIIATGSNHREHPLMKIDKGKIISSKEVFTLDKLPESILIVGGGAIGCEFATFFHSLGVKTHIAEFTPKLLPIEDDDMGKTIKREFERSGIKVDVKANIIEYEVLEDGVQVTLDLGKKQEVLKFDKVLISIGRVPNTSELNLEKANIASDNGFVEVDSNLQSETNKKIYAIGDVIRSPALAHVAYYEAKRVANKILNHEALPQKAIFPSVTFCSPQVASIGESEYSLKEQGVKFKTKKVFFKTSAKAKIKGDDSGFIKIIYDEESETILGAGIVGNEATELIHQFLVAINAKLTLKDLSKMIFAHPTLSESTLEVFGH; this is encoded by the coding sequence ATGTATGATGTAGTAGTAATAGGAGCAGGACCGGCAGGATATGAGATAGCTTCCCTATTAGGTGAGGGTGGAAAATCTGTATGTTTAATAGAAAAAGATGAGGAACACTTAGGTGGAACTTGTCTAAACTGGGGATGTGTTCCTGCAAAAAACTTTTTAGAAAGTGCAATATATACAAAAAAAGCCTCATATTTCAAAGAGTGTGGAGTTGATTTTACTTTAAATGGTTTTGATATAGACAAGCTTAAAAGTAATACATGCAGACTAATTTGTGATACTAAAACAGGAATTTTCAAAAAGCTTAAAAAAGCAAAAGCTGAGATTAAATATGGAACAGCCTCATTTGTAGATGAAAACTCTATAAAAGTAAATGATGAGATTATAGAAGCTTCTGAGTTTATTATAGCAACTGGTTCTAATCATAGGGAACATCCATTGATGAAAATAGATAAAGGTAAAATCATCTCCTCTAAAGAGGTTTTTACCCTTGATAAACTACCAGAATCTATTTTAATAGTTGGTGGTGGAGCTATTGGGTGTGAGTTTGCTACATTTTTTCACTCACTAGGAGTTAAAACACATATTGCAGAGTTTACACCAAAGCTTCTTCCTATAGAAGATGATGATATGGGAAAAACCATCAAAAGAGAGTTTGAGAGAAGTGGAATAAAAGTTGATGTAAAAGCAAATATTATTGAATATGAGGTTTTAGAAGATGGGGTTCAAGTTACACTTGATTTAGGGAAAAAACAAGAGGTGTTAAAATTTGATAAGGTTTTAATCTCTATTGGAAGAGTTCCAAATACAAGTGAGCTAAATCTGGAAAAAGCAAATATAGCAAGTGACAATGGTTTTGTAGAGGTGGACTCAAATTTACAATCAGAAACTAACAAAAAAATATATGCAATAGGTGATGTTATAAGATCTCCTGCTTTAGCCCATGTGGCTTATTATGAAGCAAAAAGGGTTGCAAACAAAATTTTAAACCATGAAGCCTTACCTCAAAAAGCTATTTTCCCATCTGTTACTTTTTGCTCTCCACAAGTTGCATCAATAGGGGAAAGTGAATACTCTTTAAAAGAGCAAGGTGTAAAATTTAAAACAAAAAAAGTGTTTTTTAAAACAAGTGCAAAAGCTAAAATAAAAGGTGATGATAGTGGGTTTATAAAAATCATCTATGATGAAGAGTCTGAAACTATTTTAGGAGCTGGTATTGTAGGAAATGAAGCAACTGAGTTGATACATCAATTTTTAGTTGCCATAAATGCAAAACTTACTTTAAAAGATTTATCAAAAATGATTTTTGCCCATCCAACACTTAGTGAATCAACTTTGGAGGTTTTTGGGCATTAA
- a CDS encoding cytochrome b/b6 domain-containing protein yields MKSYIWTLPTRVFHWLFATSILLAFLTDDDNLLTYHAIIGYSIFILLGFRFFWGIAGPKYSRFSDFPLSIKALKEFLSNIFSHKEYAGHNPAASYVMIAMFVVTALTIISGVLTFGIQEGKGLLSFLNNSYYKEMEIFEEIHEFCSTLLIILIVAHIGGVLSDRLLKPETQTLNSIFTGYKTLNIVKNVKLNIFQKALGFLFLIIFILFLVFSFTNQGNLLLVSKYEPINYEKKNELFVSECASCHTLYPSKYLA; encoded by the coding sequence ATGAAATCTTATATTTGGACACTTCCAACAAGAGTGTTTCATTGGTTATTTGCAACATCTATTTTATTGGCTTTCTTAACTGATGATGACAATCTTTTAACCTATCATGCAATAATTGGTTATTCGATTTTTATTCTTTTAGGTTTTCGATTCTTTTGGGGAATTGCTGGACCTAAATATTCTAGATTTAGTGATTTTCCATTAAGTATAAAAGCTTTAAAAGAATTTTTATCAAATATTTTTTCACATAAAGAGTATGCAGGACATAATCCTGCTGCTTCATATGTAATGATTGCAATGTTTGTAGTAACTGCTTTAACTATTATAAGTGGTGTTTTAACATTTGGTATTCAAGAAGGAAAAGGTTTATTATCTTTTCTAAATAATTCTTATTATAAAGAGATGGAGATATTTGAAGAGATACATGAATTTTGTTCAACCCTTTTAATTATATTAATTGTTGCCCATATTGGAGGAGTTTTAAGCGATAGATTACTCAAGCCTGAGACACAAACACTAAATTCAATTTTTACAGGTTATAAAACTTTAAATATAGTAAAAAATGTAAAATTAAATATTTTTCAAAAAGCCTTAGGGTTTTTATTTTTGATTATTTTTATTTTATTTTTAGTTTTTAGTTTTACAAATCAAGGGAATTTACTTCTAGTTTCAAAATATGAACCCATAAATTATGAAAAGAAAAATGAGCTTTTTGTAAGTGAGTGTGCATCGTGCCACACTCTGTATCCCTCCAAATATCTTGCCTGA